Proteins co-encoded in one uncultured Draconibacterium sp. genomic window:
- a CDS encoding D-glucuronyl C5-epimerase family protein, whose translation MKQLGKVFFMLKKLKRDLFNRPDLQLSEDNKSRELKEYYLIFEDNPKKLNRLIAHFDENGVPLNTSYIDVEEKKLHYYPISIGQYALAIYHNWLHTGNLEKKAHFLRITEWFYNNRAEEETLGTYWLTDVPKPEHLITRAWKSAFAQSRALSVMLRAWQLTGDKKYFECCKKALIPFTKDINEGGVAIRRNRGETFYEEYVAKYPTRIIDGHIFALFGLYDFVRAVPDKLDPDSHRLAKRLFDEGVEGIANQWQKLNLGFWIRYSLSEIPVYPKDDPCTVSYLRLIGMQLKVLIKLTQHPELIRFYEKIKSVDKFLNILRMYRLKYQSLKKLNRL comes from the coding sequence ACTAAAGGAATATTACCTGATTTTTGAAGATAATCCAAAAAAACTCAACCGCTTAATTGCCCATTTCGACGAAAATGGCGTTCCTCTTAATACAAGCTATATAGATGTAGAAGAAAAAAAACTTCATTATTATCCCATCTCGATAGGGCAATACGCCCTGGCAATTTACCATAATTGGTTGCATACGGGAAATTTGGAAAAAAAAGCACATTTTCTGCGTATTACCGAATGGTTTTATAATAACCGCGCCGAAGAAGAAACTCTTGGAACATATTGGCTCACCGATGTCCCCAAGCCTGAGCATCTTATTACCAGAGCCTGGAAATCGGCTTTTGCCCAAAGCCGTGCACTATCGGTTATGCTTCGGGCCTGGCAGCTAACAGGCGACAAAAAATATTTCGAATGCTGTAAAAAAGCACTTATCCCATTCACCAAAGACATTAACGAGGGTGGTGTGGCTATCCGCAGAAATAGAGGTGAAACCTTTTACGAAGAATACGTGGCAAAATATCCAACCCGGATAATCGACGGACATATTTTTGCACTATTCGGGCTCTATGATTTTGTCAGGGCAGTTCCCGATAAACTTGATCCGGATTCACACCGTTTGGCGAAAAGGTTATTCGACGAAGGAGTAGAAGGAATTGCAAACCAATGGCAAAAGCTCAATCTTGGATTTTGGATTCGTTACAGTTTGTCTGAGATTCCTGTTTATCCAAAGGATGATCCGTGCACCGTAAGTTATCTTCGGTTGATAGGAATGCAACTGAAAGTATTAATTAAACTAACTCAGCACCCAGAATTAATTCGTTTTTATGAAAAAATTAAAAGTGTAGATAAATTCCTCAACATTCTGAGGATGTATCGGTTAAAATATCAATCTTTAAAGAAACTCAATCGTTTGTAA